A region of Sphingomonas crusticola DNA encodes the following proteins:
- a CDS encoding MucR family transcriptional regulator: MAEEPAIELLALTADIVAAHVAHNRVTVSELPELIGKVHSALAGLGETVETAPAEQKPAVSIRASIKPDHLVCLEDGKKLTMLKRYLRTNYDMTPQQYRAKWKLPADYPMVAPDYADKRRTLAKAIGLGRKRGAAAPASKRGRPAKK, translated from the coding sequence ATGGCCGAAGAACCCGCAATCGAACTCCTGGCGCTGACGGCGGACATTGTTGCCGCGCACGTCGCCCATAACCGCGTGACTGTCAGTGAATTGCCGGAGTTGATCGGCAAGGTCCATTCCGCACTGGCCGGTCTTGGCGAAACCGTCGAAACGGCGCCCGCAGAGCAGAAGCCGGCGGTTTCAATACGTGCTTCGATCAAGCCCGACCATCTTGTCTGCCTCGAAGATGGCAAGAAGCTGACCATGCTTAAGCGTTATCTGCGCACCAACTACGACATGACTCCGCAGCAATATCGCGCGAAGTGGAAGCTGCCGGCGGACTATCCGATGGTGGCGCCCGATTATGCGGACAAGCGTCGTACGCTGGCGAAGGCGATCGGCCTTGGCCGCAAGCGCGGTGCCGCCGCGCCCGCCTCCAAGCGGGGTCGTCCCGCCAAAAAGTAG
- a CDS encoding OmpA family protein has translation MRLRIGLQAAMLFALVAGVSACREQPAAAEQKPQAAKHKLQLFHRKKPQWAQPSPTAHLILLPDSAISVERGSTEEQLAAFLKSAQPAPRKFRFTGIEFEPWQSKPNPATLRTMYAVAQILRAYPHAQVTLIGHTDNDGTPEQNLALSRERVERMAALLLRSGIEPRRIATDGRGLTQPVASNATPAGRAKNRRIELVVTAK, from the coding sequence ATGAGACTTCGGATCGGATTGCAGGCGGCGATGTTATTCGCCTTGGTAGCCGGCGTGAGCGCATGCCGCGAGCAGCCGGCAGCCGCCGAGCAAAAGCCGCAGGCGGCCAAGCACAAGCTGCAGCTATTCCATCGCAAGAAGCCGCAATGGGCGCAGCCCTCGCCGACGGCGCACCTGATCCTCCTGCCCGACAGCGCGATTTCGGTGGAGCGCGGATCGACCGAAGAGCAACTCGCCGCCTTCCTCAAATCAGCCCAGCCGGCGCCGCGGAAATTCCGCTTTACCGGCATCGAATTCGAGCCGTGGCAGAGCAAGCCCAATCCCGCGACCCTGCGGACCATGTATGCGGTCGCGCAGATCCTGCGCGCCTATCCACATGCCCAGGTGACGCTGATCGGACATACCGACAATGATGGGACGCCCGAGCAAAATCTGGCGCTGTCGCGCGAGCGGGTCGAGCGCATGGCGGCGCTGCTGCTGCGCAGCGGCATCGAGCCGCGCCGGATCGCGACCGACGGGCGCGGGCTGACCCAGCCCGTCGCTAGCAATGCGACGCCGGCGGGGCGCGCGAAGAACCGGCGGATCGAACTGGTAGTCACGGCGAAATAG
- a CDS encoding M3 family oligoendopeptidase: protein MTELSRREAMISAAAVGALALSAGAAAADAAPAGAVWDLTDLYPNDTAWAAERNAVMARLPEITAYKGRLGEGAGTLRAMLQLQSDLALKVYRLFTYAGLKGDEDLRVAPNQERRQQAVDLFTSFGEASSWVNPELLALGAPKVQSYLAADPGLAKFRFQLEDVVRQAPHTLSPEGEALLASTAAPLAGPGDIRVQLVSSDMPRPTVTLSDGRKLRLDDQGYTLGRTAPARADRKLVFDQFWASYKSFESSLGASLASQTKGEMFQAKARKYPSALASALSGPNIPEGVYRSLVAEANKGLPVLHRYFELRRRMLSLPEIAYYDIYPPLVSLDRSFTLDEMRSLTLAAIKPLGPDYGAQFAKATANKWMDPRPRPGKQSGAYMSGSAYDVHPYLLLNLSDKYDGLTTYAHEWGHAMHTLLANKAQPFETAGYPTFTAEIASTCHELLLANYMLGQAKTKQEKLFYLGQMMENYRGTFYRQAMFAEFQLAVHDLAEKGEGLSGEKMTTVNLDLLKKYHGPKFVMDPAYGIEWAYIQHYFYGFYVFQYATSITAANYFADKVMRGTANDRENYLSVLRAGGSDYGYNILKKAGLDMATATPYQTIIRSFSDVLDQAEKLLA from the coding sequence ATGACCGAACTTTCCCGCCGCGAAGCCATGATCTCGGCCGCCGCCGTCGGTGCGCTCGCATTGTCGGCAGGCGCCGCCGCCGCCGATGCCGCCCCGGCCGGCGCGGTGTGGGATCTGACCGATCTGTATCCCAACGATACCGCCTGGGCGGCCGAGCGCAATGCGGTGATGGCCCGCCTGCCTGAGATCACCGCCTATAAGGGCCGCCTGGGCGAGGGCGCGGGCACGCTGCGCGCCATGCTCCAGCTGCAGTCGGATCTCGCGCTAAAAGTCTATCGGCTGTTCACCTATGCCGGGCTCAAGGGCGACGAGGATTTGCGCGTGGCGCCCAATCAGGAGCGGCGCCAGCAGGCGGTCGACCTTTTCACCTCGTTCGGCGAGGCAAGTTCGTGGGTGAACCCAGAGCTGCTCGCGCTCGGCGCGCCCAAGGTCCAATCCTACCTTGCGGCCGATCCCGGCCTCGCCAAATTCCGCTTCCAGCTGGAAGACGTCGTGCGCCAGGCGCCGCATACCCTGTCGCCCGAAGGCGAGGCTTTGCTCGCCTCCACTGCGGCGCCGCTCGCCGGTCCGGGCGACATCCGCGTCCAGCTGGTCTCGTCGGACATGCCGCGCCCCACCGTCACCTTGTCGGATGGCAGGAAGCTGCGGCTCGACGATCAGGGCTATACGCTCGGCCGCACGGCTCCCGCCCGTGCCGATCGCAAGCTCGTCTTCGATCAATTCTGGGCAAGCTATAAGAGCTTCGAAAGCTCGCTCGGCGCGTCGCTCGCCAGCCAGACCAAGGGGGAGATGTTTCAGGCGAAGGCGCGCAAATATCCCAGCGCCCTGGCCTCGGCCCTGTCAGGCCCGAACATCCCCGAAGGCGTCTACCGGTCGCTGGTAGCGGAGGCGAATAAGGGCCTGCCCGTGCTGCACCGTTATTTCGAGTTGCGGCGCCGCATGCTCAGCCTGCCCGAAATCGCCTATTACGATATTTACCCGCCTTTGGTGTCGCTCGACCGGAGCTTCACGCTCGACGAGATGCGGTCGCTGACACTGGCGGCGATCAAGCCGCTCGGGCCGGATTACGGCGCACAATTCGCCAAGGCGACCGCCAACAAATGGATGGATCCGCGCCCGCGTCCGGGCAAGCAATCGGGCGCCTACATGTCGGGCTCGGCCTATGACGTGCACCCTTATCTGCTGCTCAATCTCAGCGACAAATATGACGGGCTGACCACCTACGCCCACGAATGGGGCCACGCGATGCACACGTTGCTCGCCAACAAGGCGCAGCCATTCGAGACCGCCGGCTACCCGACCTTTACCGCCGAGATCGCCTCGACCTGCCATGAATTGCTGCTCGCCAATTACATGCTCGGTCAGGCCAAGACCAAGCAGGAGAAGCTCTTCTATCTCGGCCAGATGATGGAGAATTATCGCGGCACCTTTTACCGCCAGGCGATGTTCGCCGAGTTCCAGCTCGCCGTCCACGATCTCGCCGAGAAGGGCGAGGGCCTGTCAGGCGAGAAGATGACGACCGTCAATCTCGACTTGCTCAAGAAATATCATGGACCCAAATTCGTGATGGACCCGGCCTACGGCATCGAATGGGCCTATATTCAGCATTATTTCTACGGCTTCTACGTCTTCCAATATGCGACCTCGATCACCGCGGCGAACTACTTCGCCGACAAGGTGATGCGCGGCACGGCCAATGATCGCGAGAATTATCTGTCGGTGCTGCGCGCCGGCGGTTCGGATTACGGCTACAACATCCTCAAGAAGGCAGGCCTCGATATGGCCACCGCGACGCCCTATCAGACGATCATCCGCAGCTTTTCCGACGTGCTCGACCAGGCGGAGAAACTGCTCGCCTGA
- a CDS encoding MFS transporter — protein MPVSNQRAVRFVVLTVLIDAIGFGIVMPVLPGIVMKLGHVGLADATRIGGWLGVIYAAVQFLTGPLVGNLGDRFGRRPVILGSLAGFALDYALMGFAPSLGWLFVGRALAGLFGASFGPAGAAMADLSAPEDRARHFGMIGGAFGVGFVIGPAIGGLLGEIGPRAPFYAAAMLAAANFLFGLAAFPETHKAENRRAFQWKRANPLGALLALRRHPGVLPVAFASFWWNLAGMVYPATWAYFTIAAFNWTPGIIGASLALVGLLMALSQVFVVGRVVKRVGERHAAEIGILCGMIGFIAYTFLHTGWLVFAFLCLTAMQSLVMPSMNGLMSRRVPADAQGELQGFGGSIAALGAIAAPALYNPALAWFTRPDAVFRFPGIVFAMATAAALVALLTLLLMRRAPQIPPATGA, from the coding sequence ATGCCCGTCTCCAACCAGCGCGCGGTGCGCTTCGTCGTCCTGACCGTGCTGATCGATGCGATCGGGTTCGGCATCGTCATGCCGGTGCTGCCGGGGATCGTGATGAAGCTTGGCCATGTCGGGCTGGCGGATGCGACGCGCATCGGCGGATGGCTGGGCGTGATCTACGCCGCCGTCCAGTTCCTGACCGGCCCGCTGGTCGGCAATCTTGGGGACAGGTTCGGGCGGCGTCCAGTGATCCTCGGCTCGCTCGCCGGCTTCGCATTGGATTACGCGCTGATGGGATTCGCGCCTTCGCTTGGCTGGCTTTTTGTCGGCCGCGCGCTCGCCGGTCTGTTCGGCGCGTCGTTCGGACCGGCCGGGGCAGCGATGGCGGATCTCTCGGCGCCGGAAGATCGCGCGCGCCACTTCGGCATGATCGGCGGAGCCTTCGGCGTAGGCTTCGTGATCGGGCCCGCAATCGGCGGACTGCTCGGCGAAATCGGGCCGCGCGCCCCTTTCTATGCGGCAGCAATGTTGGCGGCGGCCAACTTCCTGTTCGGGTTGGCCGCCTTCCCGGAGACGCACAAAGCGGAAAATCGGCGCGCGTTTCAGTGGAAGCGCGCCAATCCGCTCGGCGCATTACTGGCATTGCGGCGCCATCCTGGAGTGCTGCCGGTCGCCTTTGCCAGCTTCTGGTGGAACCTCGCCGGTATGGTCTACCCGGCTACGTGGGCTTATTTCACCATCGCCGCCTTCAACTGGACGCCAGGCATAATTGGCGCGTCACTGGCGTTGGTTGGGCTGCTGATGGCGCTGTCGCAGGTCTTCGTCGTCGGCCGCGTGGTGAAACGCGTCGGCGAGCGGCACGCGGCCGAGATCGGCATCCTGTGCGGGATGATCGGCTTTATCGCCTATACCTTCCTCCATACGGGCTGGCTGGTGTTCGCTTTCCTGTGCCTGACCGCCATGCAGAGTCTGGTGATGCCGTCGATGAACGGTCTGATGTCACGGCGGGTACCTGCCGACGCGCAAGGGGAACTGCAGGGGTTCGGCGGCAGCATCGCCGCATTGGGTGCGATTGCGGCTCCCGCGCTCTACAACCCTGCGCTCGCCTGGTTCACCCGCCCGGACGCGGTGTTCCGCTTTCCGGGCATCGTCTTTGCGATGGCGACGGCGGCGGCGCTGGTAGCGCTGCTCACGCTTTTGCTGATGCGGCGCGCGCCTCAGATCCCGCCCGCGACCGGCGCATAG
- a CDS encoding HPP family protein produces the protein MTQKTARSTLPLLAPLLAGASSRDRLIASVGALLAITVVAALCHRLLPLAPGLPYLAAPLGASAVLVFAVPASPLSQPWPVIGGNIASAIVGTVAAQLIPRPEIAAGVAVAAAILAMSLLRCLHAPGGGTALVTAMASPAIAASGYGFALLPIAADAILLVAVAWLFHLVSGHSYPHRPATKLAPAAPALFHRTDIDYALADMGDAFDISRDDLDLLLTRAEYHAAAR, from the coding sequence ATGACGCAAAAGACAGCTCGCTCGACCTTGCCTTTGCTCGCGCCGCTGCTCGCCGGCGCCTCCTCGCGCGACCGGCTGATCGCGAGCGTCGGCGCGCTGCTCGCGATCACCGTCGTCGCCGCCTTGTGCCACCGCCTGCTGCCGCTCGCGCCGGGGCTACCCTATCTCGCCGCACCGCTGGGCGCCTCCGCCGTGCTCGTATTCGCCGTACCGGCGAGCCCGTTATCGCAGCCGTGGCCGGTGATCGGCGGCAATATCGCCTCGGCCATCGTCGGCACGGTCGCCGCGCAACTGATTCCGCGACCGGAAATCGCCGCCGGCGTCGCGGTAGCGGCGGCGATCCTTGCCATGTCGCTGCTGCGTTGCCTTCATGCGCCCGGCGGGGGCACCGCCCTCGTTACCGCAATGGCATCGCCCGCCATCGCCGCGTCGGGCTATGGATTCGCGCTGCTGCCGATCGCGGCCGACGCCATCCTGTTGGTCGCAGTGGCGTGGCTGTTCCACCTCGTATCCGGCCATAGCTATCCCCACCGGCCGGCGACCAAGCTGGCGCCCGCGGCACCGGCGCTCTTCCACCGGACCGATATCGATTATGCGCTTGCCGATATGGGCGATGCCTTCGACATCAGCCGCGACGATCTCGACCTGCTGCTGACGCGGGCCGAATATCACGCCGCAGCAAGGTGA
- a CDS encoding competence/damage-inducible protein A produces the protein MSERIWTAALAIIGDEILSGRTQDKNIAQLALWLNLQGIRLREVRVVADEMEAIGAAVTALAHDNDYLFTTGGIGPTHDDITVDAIAAALGVPVIVHSGARAILEDYYVSRGGLTEARLRMARTPEGASLIVNERSGAPGIRIGNIFILAGVPHIAAAMLDSLTGKLEGGRPVVSATIGCWVQESEIADLLGETEKSHEGCQIGSYPFFRDGRTGANFVIRSIDEAKLTACTADLTAALVALGYAPVAGGI, from the coding sequence ATGTCTGAGCGTATCTGGACTGCCGCCCTCGCGATCATCGGCGACGAGATCCTGTCCGGGCGAACCCAGGACAAGAATATCGCGCAGCTCGCTTTGTGGCTGAACCTGCAGGGAATCAGGCTGCGTGAGGTTCGGGTCGTCGCAGACGAAATGGAGGCGATCGGCGCGGCGGTGACCGCGCTGGCGCATGACAACGACTATCTGTTCACGACCGGCGGCATCGGCCCGACCCACGACGACATCACGGTCGATGCGATCGCGGCGGCACTTGGCGTGCCGGTGATCGTCCATTCTGGGGCGCGCGCTATCCTCGAGGATTATTATGTCAGTCGCGGCGGACTGACCGAGGCGCGGCTGCGGATGGCGCGCACGCCGGAGGGCGCGTCATTGATCGTCAACGAGCGGTCCGGCGCGCCCGGCATCCGCATCGGCAACATCTTCATCCTGGCCGGCGTCCCGCATATTGCCGCCGCCATGCTCGACAGCCTCACCGGCAAGCTGGAGGGGGGTCGTCCGGTGGTTTCCGCGACGATCGGCTGCTGGGTGCAGGAAAGCGAGATTGCCGACCTGCTGGGGGAGACCGAGAAAAGCCATGAGGGCTGTCAGATCGGGTCATACCCATTCTTCCGCGACGGCAGGACCGGCGCCAATTTCGTGATCCGATCGATTGACGAGGCCAAGCTTACGGCCTGCACCGCCGATCTGACAGCGGCGCTGGTCGCGTTGGGCTATGCGCCGGTCGCGGGCGGGATCTGA
- a CDS encoding SWIB/MDM2 domain-containing protein, which yields MATKTGGIHKPVTPSAELAAVVGKGPMPRSEIVSKLWEYIKKNNLQDSKDKRQINADGSLEKVFGKKSVSMFEMNKHVSNHVK from the coding sequence ATGGCAACAAAGACCGGTGGCATTCACAAGCCCGTAACCCCGTCCGCTGAACTGGCGGCCGTTGTCGGCAAGGGCCCGATGCCCCGCAGCGAGATCGTCAGCAAGCTGTGGGAATATATCAAGAAGAACAATCTTCAGGACAGCAAGGACAAGCGGCAGATCAACGCCGATGGTTCGCTGGAAAAGGTGTTCGGCAAGAAGAGCGTCAGCATGTTCGAGATGAACAAGCACGTCTCCAACCACGTCAAGTAA
- the map gene encoding type I methionyl aminopeptidase → MTQYQTIAAGEAVTRTGAIKLYGPEGFEGMRRAGRLAAQILDELAAHIRPGVTTEEIDRIVYDMTLAGGAVPATLNYRGYTHSSCISLNHVVCHGIPGSKTIKEGDIVNVDVTPLLDGWHGDSNRTYLAGDVPLKARKLVEVTYECLMLGIAAAKPGARLGDIGHAIQTHAEKHRYGVVRDFCGHGVGRLFHDAPEVVHLGRPGTGPELKPGMFFTIEPMINIGRPDVKVLDDGWTAVTRDRSLSAQFEHSIGITETGAEIFTKSPKGLDLPHRPNEG, encoded by the coding sequence ATGACCCAATATCAGACTATCGCGGCGGGCGAGGCAGTCACCCGCACGGGCGCGATCAAGCTTTATGGACCGGAAGGCTTTGAAGGCATGCGCCGCGCCGGCCGGCTGGCGGCCCAAATTCTCGACGAGCTTGCCGCCCATATCAGGCCGGGCGTGACGACCGAAGAGATCGACCGGATCGTCTATGACATGACGCTCGCGGGTGGTGCGGTGCCGGCGACGCTCAATTATCGGGGCTATACCCACAGCTCGTGCATCAGCCTGAACCATGTTGTCTGCCACGGCATTCCCGGCAGCAAGACGATCAAGGAGGGCGACATCGTCAACGTCGACGTGACACCCTTGCTCGACGGCTGGCATGGCGACAGCAACCGCACCTATCTCGCCGGCGACGTGCCGCTAAAAGCGCGCAAGCTGGTCGAGGTGACCTATGAGTGCCTGATGTTGGGGATCGCGGCGGCAAAGCCCGGGGCGCGGCTGGGCGATATCGGCCACGCCATCCAGACGCATGCCGAGAAGCATCGCTACGGCGTCGTACGCGACTTTTGCGGTCATGGGGTCGGGCGCCTGTTCCACGACGCACCGGAGGTGGTTCATCTCGGCCGCCCAGGCACGGGCCCCGAACTCAAGCCGGGCATGTTCTTCACGATCGAGCCAATGATCAATATCGGCCGCCCCGACGTGAAGGTGCTGGACGACGGCTGGACGGCGGTAACGCGCGATCGCTCACTCTCGGCCCAGTTCGAACATTCGATCGGTATCACCGAGACCGGCGCAGAAATCTTCACCAAAAGCCCCAAGGGCCTCGACCTGCCGCACCGCCCTAACGAGGGCTAG
- a CDS encoding dienelactone hydrolase family protein, whose protein sequence is MPTLTRPEGTQAEDLHIGRRPAVTMFFAGYAVAALAADAKPIRTPDAGLVIDEVLIPNGAPKPLPAYVARPKGAGRHATIIVVNEIFGIHDYIKDICRRLAKLGYVAVAPDFFYRSGVNLPAIGDFKQIMPIVAQASEAQVDGDVRATTAWIKQTPFAKADRIGITGFCWGGAVVWRSAMVNPDIRAGVAWYGHVEKLIARAGELHAPVLGLYGAKDQGIGQDQVQAMAEALRKAGKSGSSIHVYPDAGHGFHADYRDSYNEADAKDGWARMLAHFKANGVG, encoded by the coding sequence ATGCCGACCCTCACCCGCCCTGAAGGTACTCAAGCCGAAGACCTGCACATTGGCCGTCGCCCGGCGGTGACGATGTTCTTCGCCGGCTATGCGGTGGCGGCGCTCGCGGCCGATGCCAAACCGATTCGCACGCCCGATGCCGGGCTGGTGATCGACGAGGTGCTGATCCCGAACGGCGCGCCCAAGCCGCTGCCGGCTTATGTTGCGCGGCCCAAGGGCGCGGGGCGCCATGCCACGATCATCGTCGTCAACGAGATTTTCGGCATACACGATTATATCAAGGACATCTGCCGGCGGCTGGCGAAGCTCGGCTACGTCGCGGTCGCGCCCGATTTCTTCTATCGCTCCGGCGTCAACCTGCCCGCGATCGGCGATTTCAAGCAGATCATGCCAATCGTCGCCCAGGCGAGCGAAGCCCAAGTCGACGGCGACGTGCGCGCGACCACCGCCTGGATCAAGCAGACCCCCTTCGCCAAAGCCGACCGCATCGGCATCACCGGCTTCTGCTGGGGCGGGGCGGTGGTGTGGCGCTCAGCGATGGTCAATCCCGACATCCGCGCGGGCGTCGCCTGGTACGGCCATGTCGAGAAACTGATCGCGCGGGCGGGCGAACTGCACGCGCCGGTGCTGGGACTATATGGCGCCAAGGATCAGGGCATCGGCCAGGATCAGGTCCAGGCGATGGCGGAAGCGCTGCGCAAGGCGGGCAAGAGCGGCTCGTCGATCCACGTCTATCCCGATGCGGGTCACGGCTTCCACGCCGATTATCGCGACAGCTACAATGAAGCCGACGCCAAGGATGGGTGGGCGCGGATGCTCGCGCACTTCAAGGCGAATGGCGTCGGCTGA
- a CDS encoding TonB-dependent receptor, whose translation MDHRNAAEGGLGFTSCGFAIVMLLAAGTAPTADTARVPDQTEPSPSAEVVVTGRRGSAVTDIAPLATLDADTIAATGASSMAELLRAIRSVTTAADGSPPIYLLNGQRVSGYDEIGTLPPEALEKTEVLPEPAALKFGYPPTRRVVNFITKRRFRTIETSLSAGASTDGGAGNATVHGALTRLRNKSRLTLSTDYSHTDGLRASQRPIVADPEVPFDAIGNVGGIGGGEIDPLLTGLAGTVVTRAPVPGAVAQRSDLAAYAAGAGTLRPFEPGRLRSLTATNDTLKGNAILSGPISRSVAGTISLSAERSIERGLAGPARAVLTIPGGNPFSPFDRDVLLYRSLTEADPLRQHQVKTTLHAGGTLRGAIRGWQWDVTGAYDQQEANARNGRSVDLAAANAAIAAGANPFLPLDPSLLGARLIDRLHSLVTTANSKAVVTGSPLLLPAGKATLTASAEAERATADATTRGSDPYRASLGRNRAEGSLAIDLPITSKQAGILPFVGDLSINASANARAVTGYGTLHDTTYGASWSPLAGVQLLATAKQSQAAPDMAARSNPVTRGDNASILDYATGRTLIATIVSGGNPDLAPERRRVRSLALTIKPFAKSELRLSATFEATRVRDAVATVYALTPFTRATLPNLFVTDAKGQLTAVIFRPINIDRTWTKTLNLQLNASGQIGATPRPPKAGEANPKPVERAFYYSGIGAYLTLENRLRLMPGTPTLDIIEGGTITGGGSPHAVIYSWGGIGYRGLGAKFDAQWVGSSRVRGDAPAADLRFLAQPNLDVGIYIWPRMLIPHAPAWMQKLKFSLDVADALNSRQRVRDGNGRVPSRFQAALLTPVGRTLKFTIRKLF comes from the coding sequence ATGGACCATCGCAACGCGGCGGAGGGGGGATTGGGCTTCACCAGCTGCGGGTTTGCGATCGTCATGCTGCTGGCCGCTGGCACCGCCCCGACCGCGGACACGGCGCGCGTGCCCGATCAAACGGAGCCATCGCCCTCTGCTGAGGTGGTCGTGACCGGCCGCCGCGGATCGGCCGTGACTGACATCGCCCCCCTGGCCACGCTCGACGCAGATACGATCGCGGCCACCGGTGCCAGCAGCATGGCCGAGCTGTTGCGCGCGATCCGCTCCGTAACCACAGCCGCCGACGGCTCGCCCCCCATCTATCTGCTCAATGGGCAGCGGGTTTCGGGCTATGACGAGATTGGCACCTTGCCGCCGGAGGCGCTTGAAAAAACCGAGGTGCTGCCCGAGCCGGCAGCGCTCAAGTTCGGCTATCCCCCAACGCGGCGCGTCGTTAATTTCATCACCAAGCGCCGTTTCCGGACGATCGAGACGAGTCTGTCGGCCGGTGCATCCACCGATGGCGGGGCCGGCAACGCGACTGTTCATGGGGCGCTGACGCGGTTGCGCAACAAGAGCCGGCTGACCTTGTCGACTGATTATAGCCACACCGATGGTCTGCGTGCCTCGCAGCGGCCGATCGTCGCCGATCCCGAAGTACCGTTCGATGCGATCGGCAATGTGGGCGGGATCGGCGGCGGCGAGATCGACCCGCTCCTTACGGGGTTGGCCGGTACCGTCGTCACCAGGGCGCCGGTGCCGGGTGCGGTCGCGCAACGGTCCGATCTGGCGGCTTATGCCGCCGGCGCGGGCACGCTGCGGCCGTTCGAACCGGGCCGGCTGCGCTCGCTGACCGCGACCAACGACACGCTTAAGGGGAACGCCATTCTGTCTGGTCCGATCAGCAGATCGGTCGCCGGAACGATCAGTCTTTCGGCCGAACGCAGCATCGAACGTGGCCTCGCCGGTCCGGCGCGGGCGGTGCTTACCATACCGGGTGGCAACCCCTTCTCGCCGTTCGATCGCGACGTGCTGCTTTACCGCTCGCTGACCGAGGCCGACCCGCTGCGGCAGCATCAGGTCAAGACCACGCTGCACGCCGGGGGGACATTGCGCGGCGCCATAAGGGGCTGGCAGTGGGACGTAACCGGCGCCTACGACCAGCAGGAAGCCAATGCGCGCAACGGCCGTTCGGTCGATCTTGCCGCCGCCAATGCCGCGATCGCCGCCGGGGCCAATCCGTTCCTGCCGCTGGACCCGTCCCTGCTCGGCGCCCGCCTCATCGATCGGCTGCACAGTCTGGTGACCACCGCCAACAGCAAGGCGGTCGTCACCGGTTCTCCCCTGCTGCTGCCGGCGGGGAAGGCGACGCTGACCGCGAGCGCGGAAGCGGAGCGGGCGACCGCCGACGCCACCACCCGCGGCTCGGATCCCTACCGTGCAAGCCTCGGCCGGAACCGCGCCGAAGGCAGCCTCGCCATCGATCTGCCGATCACCAGCAAGCAGGCCGGAATCTTGCCGTTCGTCGGAGATTTGTCGATCAACGCCTCGGCCAATGCACGGGCAGTGACCGGCTATGGCACGCTCCATGATACCACCTACGGAGCCAGCTGGAGCCCGCTTGCGGGCGTGCAATTGCTGGCGACGGCCAAGCAAAGCCAGGCCGCGCCCGACATGGCCGCGCGCTCCAACCCGGTCACGCGCGGCGACAATGCCAGCATACTCGACTACGCGACCGGGCGGACGCTGATCGCGACCATCGTCAGCGGCGGCAATCCGGACTTGGCGCCGGAGCGGCGTAGGGTTCGTTCGCTCGCGCTCACCATAAAGCCGTTCGCGAAAAGCGAGCTGCGTCTCAGCGCCACGTTCGAAGCGACGCGCGTGCGCGACGCCGTCGCGACTGTCTATGCCCTCACGCCGTTCACCCGCGCAACGCTCCCCAATCTCTTCGTGACCGACGCCAAGGGGCAGCTCACGGCGGTGATCTTCCGGCCGATCAACATCGATCGCACCTGGACGAAAACCCTCAATCTCCAGCTCAATGCGTCGGGGCAGATCGGGGCGACTCCTCGGCCGCCGAAGGCCGGCGAGGCCAATCCCAAGCCGGTCGAGCGTGCATTCTATTATAGCGGGATCGGTGCCTATCTGACGCTCGAGAACCGCCTCCGCCTCATGCCGGGCACGCCGACGCTGGACATTATAGAGGGCGGCACGATCACCGGCGGCGGTAGTCCCCATGCCGTGATCTACAGCTGGGGCGGGATCGGCTATCGCGGGCTCGGCGCCAAGTTCGATGCGCAGTGGGTCGGCAGCAGCCGGGTGCGCGGCGACGCGCCCGCCGCAGATCTCCGCTTCTTGGCGCAGCCCAATCTTGATGTGGGCATCTACATCTGGCCGCGCATGCTCATTCCGCATGCTCCGGCATGGATGCAGAAGCTGAAGTTCAGCCTCGACGTGGCGGATGCGCTCAACAGCCGCCAGCGCGTTCGCGACGGGAATGGTCGCGTCCCCAGCCGCTTTCAGGCGGCGCTGCTCACGCCGGTCGGCCGCACCCTCAAGTTTACAATACGCAAATTGTTCTAG
- a CDS encoding DUF2945 domain-containing protein, with protein MAGLGKGDKVSWKSHGGTAHGHVVKEQTSPTTIKGHKVAASKDNPEYIVETDAGKRAAHKKKALTPD; from the coding sequence ATGGCCGGACTGGGCAAGGGCGACAAGGTAAGTTGGAAATCGCACGGCGGCACAGCGCATGGCCATGTCGTGAAGGAACAGACCAGCCCGACCACCATCAAGGGCCATAAGGTCGCGGCATCAAAGGATAATCCGGAATATATCGTCGAAACCGACGCCGGTAAGCGTGCGGCACATAAGAAGAAGGCGCTCACCCCGGACTAA